A region of the Apus apus isolate bApuApu2 chromosome 5, bApuApu2.pri.cur, whole genome shotgun sequence genome:
ttaaactgaGAGTGCAACTTTTGTGCACCTAACTTTactaaaaaacaaaaggcaacaaACAACACGGAGCACAACATACATTAAGGCTTTCCCCAACATCTGGGGCTTAATTGACAAAACTaaattttttgtcattttgggGAGGACTTTTGGTTGACAACTACTCTTCTAAATTTCCAAACATTAACAGCAATACATTGACTTACTCTAGTAAATCATCTTGCTGGAGCACTCACACATCTTGGATGAGACACAATGGTGCATGGATCTCACTGTACAAAACGTTGGCACAATGCCATTACTACAGACAAAGCACACCAGAATAGGACTTGGAATCCCTTGAAAGACTTCACAAACATATCTTTGCTGAACAAGATTGACTGTTTCCATCTCCATGAAAGAGTTAACTTTGCTTCAGATTCTTTCAAGTGAGTAACTCATGGCAATCTTTCTGACAGTGGCCACACAGTTTCAGCAGTTACAACAAAGGACTGAAGCCACCAAAGAAGTTTATTTGCTAGTAATACTCAAACCAAGATTTCACTATGCACATACATAGGTTTATGACCAAATAATAACTTGAGTCATGGCATGCTATTTGCTCTCAGCctacaagaacaaaaataagaagATATTTGTTGTGTGGCCTGtaggaaaatacagaagtaaTAGTAAATGACTTTTGTACCAACGACAATCGTCTGTTTTGATAACAAGCAACCAGTCTGTGAGTTAAATTACACTTGGAACTGGACAAACATAGAcaccttctctctccctctttttttcccagttataTGAGTTCACTTCAATGTTCTCTTAGGCATCTTTCTAGGTTTAATTCAGTAAATAGGCGAAGTTGCAAAACAAGAAAGTACTGAAAGCTGTTAAGTTCTCAAAATCTAAAGCTTAACTTTGAATATCctaaatattagaaatattttttgtagttAAATCTACAAAACTAATAAATTTTACCTCTCTGCAACTAAAAAACCCATCTATTTACAGACAAACTGGCTTTAGTCACAATACTGTGAGTTAGGAATTCAGTCTGAATTCATCCacagaacaaataattttttcctcagtaaatACTCTGGACATTGCTGCTGCAGTATTGGGAAGTGCCCTTTCTCTACATACTATAAGTTATATGGCATACAGCTCTGAACAGCAGGCTGTAGACTTCATACGTGAACAGTATGTCCCAtgtagtgaaaaaaacaaaaccaaacattcaCATCCATTGTATTTACTGCTAGCCATataattacaagaaaaattTCATCTACTTAGAATTAAAACTGAATGGAAAGCAAACCCACAACTACAGCTCATTAGAGATATCCTACATTAAAGCGCACAAATTACAGTACACTATAAATGCATAATCAGAGGTTCTTTCACTTCTTGATAAAGGATGATTTTATATATTGTCTTCTGTTTAAACCTAAGCAGAATAATAAATTTAGTGGAAactaaaacaggaaaaattaaagcatattactaaaattaaattttaaacagtgtagaaatatgaaaatatgttAGTACAAGAAAAGCAGAGTATTACTACTATCTCTCAATCCCAGATCAGCAACAAGGGTACGTTTGACCCTTGTGAATTTCTCTCCAGCCTCAGTTTCATAGTCCCTTCTCCTGTGACCAACCAAGTTGGTGCTGTTTACCTTCAGAAAAAATTTCAGAGCATACTGGAAAAATCTCACACATAAAACAGTAATGTAATAGCACAAGACTCCAAGCTAGAGCAAGATTAAAGGGCACTCCAAACAAAGGTAATGAGCCCagactatttaaaataatgtcataACCTCAATTTGAGGTTTACCAAGACTTTTGGGTATAAAATGTGCTCCACGCTCACAGCCCTACAAGACACATAATTGCTTtgagacaggctggagacttgggcagagagaaacttgatgaaattcaacaaggtcaagtgtagagtcttgcatctggggaagaacaaccccatgtaccagtacaggttgggggctgacctgctggagagcagtgtaggaaaaagggacctggaggtcctggtgagcttgagcttggaggagactgaggggctaCCTCATaattgtttacaaatatgttaagggcaaatgttgggaggatggagccaggcttttttcagtgatgtctagtgacagaactaggggcaatgggtgcaaactggaacataggaggttccacataaacatcagaaaaaacttctttactgtgagagtgacagagcactggaacaggctgcccagagaggctgtggagtctccttcactggagactcaaaacccacctggacacgttcctgtgtgatgtactctaggtgaccctgctctggcaggggggttggactagatgatcttttgaggtcccttccaacccctaagattctgtgattctgtgattcattaaAGGCTATGAGGTTTTGAAGACAGGTGACAGCAGAGTAGAACTGTATGCCTGAGCTTGGAACCATACACAGCTATCCACATGTAATGATCACCCAAAGAAGAAATGCCTCCCGCTCTGTGAACTAGCCATATATAATCGTAATTTTGAGCCAAGTATATTCATTCCAAGGTACTCTAGCTTCAAAGGAGGAAGTTCTTATGAGGGCAACTATGTAAAAAACTTCCTATGACTGTTCTAATGAGAAGCAACCTGAACTACAAAAACCAACGGCAAACAGTCCACATTTTCATTCTCTGCCAAAGGCATCCTTATACCTCCTTTCAAGATACAGTGAAAATTGAAGTTTAACTCTCCCCAAAATTCCAACACTACACATGACCTGGCATAAATGGCTGCAGTTCCACAAACAGTACAGTACCCAAACCTGCAAATGACTGGATCACTCAGCAAGAGCCAGCTGATGCATGGCCTGATCATATCCCTCTGTCAAAACACCATCAAAAAGCAGTATCATGGCTATGGCAGTTTAGTGACTCTATGCTGGTTTCATGTCATGCTGCTGTGAAACCCTCCCACCTATCGCATGTTAAAAGCCCTAGAAACTAGCCCCAGTAGATCTTAACATCATGACCTAAATTATCTTGAACAAGGCCATCTGGGTTTGGTTCTTACCCTCCAAAATGTCTTCATAAAGTGCATGTACTCCTTCTGGCACGATGACAGCCAAGGCGGTTCcacacagcagcccagcacccagaaCCGTCACCAACTTTAGTCTCTCCTGCAAGCAAGTACAAAACAAGTATCATCTTTAAGAATCAAAACCAAATGATTTGCAAGATCTCTTGCCTATTTTTAGTCAAGAGCCCCAGCTGCGTAGTCCTGTATTTGTTACCCTTCTGAGAAGTgaacacagaaccacagaacagTTTGATTTgaaaaggatcttaaagatcatctagttccaagacccctgcatgggcagggacactttccactagaccaggttgctcaaagccccatccagcctggtcttgaacacttccagggagaggacagccacagcttccctgggcaacctctgccaGTGCTCGATGCAATCAACTAAAGGAGGAAATGAAAGTTAAAGATGAACCATTTGAACGTTAACATCAGGAATTGCTCTATTTGGCAACTAATGATTATTAGGGTCTAATTCACACTCTAGAGCCTCAAACTGTAAAGACTGCAGAGACTTGGTAAATTGTTATACAGTTGCAATCTACAAGAAAAGATAATCTTCAACAGCCACTGTTCATAAAGGCATTTTGCAAAAATACAGGATcttacaaagaaaaccaaaatttttaTACTGCAGCACTATAAATCTCTTTTACATACataaacacagggaaaaatgtCAGAAGCAATACTGTTTTATTACAACTGCAAATACAAATTTGGGTATCTGTGAATATTAAAGATCCATGAAACATGTACACACTGACAAGTTACTGTTTCCAGAGAAGTTTCCATCTCCTTTTCAGTACAAAATACTAAGGCACAGTGAACACAGCAATCTAATAATAGCTGCCTACCCTGACAGGCAAAAGGCATCTAGTTTGATCCAAGAAATTAAATCATTTCTGTTACAAAAACACTTGTGTGTCTCTTGTTAAAAACAAGAGCAACACAGTAAACAGTGTTAAAAAGCTGCATGGGAAATGTCTTAACTCCCTCAAATTAGTGAGCTATTCCACAGCTCAGTATTTAGTTTAAACCAGCATGGTACTGAAATTCTTACTCAGACCTAGCAAAACCTCACACCTACTTTCAGCACCAAGCAGACCCACTAGAGTCAACACTGCCTGCCTCAGTTACACCAGCAAGTGAGTCAAACTGCTAGttattacttgatttttttaattattttttttttttcatttaggtTACAACTTAGGAGGTATTCTCAAGAACTGGCAGTGTTTTTTCCAGACCAAAGTTAGCCCAACAGAGTACTGCAAATCAGGATCGAGCTGAAAGGGTACATCTGCATACAGAAATAAAGTGAGGCTCTGTTCAGTCTGTACCCTTTGACCACCAATATTTAGTCAtacctggctgtgctggagctttACACTTCCCAGAATATCcaaatttaagtaaaataataGAAACCAGTATGAAACCAGAACACAACCAATAAGttccacagcaaaaaaagacTCACGTGAAGAAATGCATTAATGCTAATGAATAATTTCATTGTTCTCCAGCATCTGGTGTGTATTATGTaaagcattcatttttcttttctaaccATTGTAAGTAGCCAGTGAGAGGAGGCATTCTTCCTCACCAAGGCCACCAACAAAACTTTTTGCAAATGACAGAAAGCACAGTCCAGccatttcagtttgaaactgtccACGGTGCACAGGCCTAACCCATCATTTTGTAACAAAACTATTCTCACTTCCAATTACACACTTCCAGGATTAGCTAGTATTTGTGCATAACTTGCAGAGAGATTCAGCTCCTCTTTTAAACCAGTACAGCATGTGGATCCTTAAAATACCGACTTTGAGTGTAAGAAACTGAATCCAGAATTTCTGAGTTTAAGATACCATAATAAACTTGACCACACGTGTGTGCCATGGGTAAAACACTGCACACACAGAACAGCAATAAATGTGTTACCACTGCTTATGCTTGTGTTTTTGGATCCATAGCAGATCTGTATACCCACAGCTGTTGGGAGCCCCAAAATGTTTAGGAAACCCCTGAATCGACTATATATATAAATCACATAAACACAGATCAAGAACCCTACGTTCAAACAACACCAAATATAAAGCCAGGTGACTACCAAGCACATATATGAGGAAATgcaaaattgcattaaaaaagagGCAATGCTTCAGGCAGTGTTCTCAGCAAATCTGCAAGAAAATCCTTGGCAGGCTTCAGGGCGAAAGTGAGTTTTGAAGAGTGGTTCAGTGGAAGCAACAGCACTGAAGACATGTGACGGAAGGCCCATCAAAACATCAGATGAAGCACTGGTAAAACAGAGCAGTGGTGATGCTCAGGCAAAGGCTTCAGAACAGGTCGTGTTTCAGTCCATTTAGCCAAATTGTACCTCTCACAAAACCAACAGCCTTTCCTTTCACGCTGCTCAGAGACTGCTGCTCCCAAAGCCTCCCAGTAATAACAGGACCAAAGCACAGCTGCACCAGCTTTGTGACTTGATGGAAGAACAAGTTCCATCTCTCGCAGCACTTTGCTTTCcaagagcagcactgctccctCGGAAAACAGGAAGCTCTCACAAGACACCTCTTACTACCTCAGAACAGAACTCTCACCACACCACACTTGTATACAACAATCGtcatttagaaacagaaaaaaatgtcaggcACCAGATGATATTAGGAGACGTCCAGAGACTGTCACAATCATCACCCCCTCAGCAACCATCCCTTAGAAGCACCCAAACACATTCACTTCTGAACTCCTGTACCACTTGGAGACTCAATCTATTAAAACCTTCCTATCCTGTATCAACATCTCATGTATCctaggtatttttttccaaaacaatgtCTTGAGTTTCATGAGACAGTAACAGAATTTGAAGTGGTGATCAAAGAGCTAAGGTTTCATTTTCAGCAGCACAAGGTGTGAAGAAAAGAGTGAATCAAACATTTCCTGATAACGTTCTTGGAATTGTTTTCAAAAGCCTTAATTTGAGTAGCCCATAGACACGTAACAGTTAACCTCTGACATCAGTAGTTTCTGACACAATCTTCTAAAAATAACCACGTCCAGCTGCTATAATGTCCTTCTACTACATGCTGAGACTTTGCTTCACCTGTAGCACACTTGGGTCACACCTGGCACCCTTACACGGCTTTCATACATGCTGCAGAACAGGAGTGATTCCACACCGTGATTGTGAATGAAAATCAATATCGCGTTCACAACTTCCTTAAACCTCTTTTAGAGTTACATCACCCTTAACAGCACTGCCGGAGCCGAAAAGGTGCAGCTCCGACTCCTCCCGACACCCCCCCTCCATTtagtttctgctgctctttcttaGCAACCAACAAGAAGTTCGGCGCAGCTGTCTTACCTCGGAAAAATTAACTGCCAAGGGGATAATTCCTGCCACATAGCAGGCCACCAGCATGGCCAGGGACAGCAGGCAGATGGAGCGGAAATCATCCATGTCGCTGCTTTCTGTCCGGCCCCTTAAAGTGAAATTCAACAGCAACTGTCCCACCGCGCCCGGCACGCCTTAGCCCGTGCAGACCCCGAGCTCCCAGGAAAGGCCTTCAGCCATGTCTGCCTTGCCCGGCGGCTCCAGCCGCCTCAGCCCCGAGGGGCGGCCCCTGCGGGCTCCGAGTGCGGCAGCTCGTCCCGCCGGGCCGCGGCGCGGTACCTGGGCCCTCCCCGGAGGCAGCGGGGCCTTCCCCTGCACCTCACCGGCCCCGGGGGGGAAGAGCAGCGGGCGCGGCCGCGCGGGGGGGGCCTGCAGCGCGGGGAGGGCGCGGGGGCCtgcggggcctgcggggccGGTGCGCGCCGCCCCTCACCCACCCCCGCCCCTGCCTGGCAGGCCAAGTGGCACCTCCGCCCCCCAGCGCTTCCGCTTCCGGGGCacgccccgctccgcccgcgCTCGTGCTGGCCACGCGGTGCCCGAGCCCAAGATGGCGGGCGGGGCCCCGGGGGAGGGGCGGCTCCCGCACCAAAGATGGCGGCGCGCCCCCGCCTTCCGCGGGTGCGCATGCGCTGGCGGCGCTCTGGCCGCGCCAGCTCGATGGCCGGGCCGTTGGCGGGGCGCTtccggcgggcgcggggcctTCTGGGGGATCGTCGCGCGCCTCTTTTCCGCGGCGGAGCGAGGAGCGGGAGCCGGGATggtgagcggggcggggcgggcggggcggggggggccgcGGCTCCGggcgcctcccgccgccccgggacgggcgggggcgggggctggggcggcccggggcgccgggccgggccgcctGCCCCACGGcccggggcgggcgcgggggggagggcgcggcgggcggcggaGGAGGCCGCGCCGGGCCCGGGCGGGCGGCTGCACGTGCTGGCGGGCTCCGGCCGCCGCTGGGGCCCCGGCACAAAGGCCTCggaaagggggagggggggggagccTTCCGGCCCCGGCCTGGAGCGGGCTTGTCCGGGAGCCGCGGGCTCGTCCCGGGGCCGTCCCGGGAGCGCAGCCCCCCTGGCGAGGGCTGCTGCCTGGAACGGCGTTGCTGGCGGGGCTGttgccgcccgccccgctcctcGGCGCTCCTCCCCGGCGCTTGCAGGAGGGACGGGCTTGCGCTGCTGGAGCGGCGCGCCAGGCGCCGAGGCCTGCCCCTCGCCACAGGTTATCGCCTCCCTCCGACACAGCCGAGTGTGCTGAAGCAAGTTGCTGCCCTGCGGTGGAAGGACAAGTGCTGGGCTTGCAGCAGAGTTCTACGTCTGTCTGGCACTTCCCCCAAAGCAGATAGCTTCTGATAGGATGAGCAGCCACAAGCCCTGTCCATGTTGTCCGAAGTGACACTTAAACCACTTTTTCTGCCTAGCAGGAATAACTGAAAGGCATTTAAGTGTGTGGTGTACTACCTGTATTTGCATCACTGCACATCTTATTCTTACATTacttatttctcttcctttttaatatatatttttttttttacttcagtgtcTATAAACAGACTACAGTTGGTAGAATCTGCTTTGGGCAGATGCTGCCTAGCTCCTTAGCCCTGAGAGTttggctgccagcactgccttcACCATTTTTACAAGGTTGTGCCAATAACTGGAAGGCTTTCTAaagtgcagcacagctgtgctttaaaagaaaatgcaagaaaatcCAACATATGCATCACATGTCAAAGAAACCCAGTTTTGTTAAAATACTGAGTTGAGCTGAAGAGAGAAAGATGTGTATCAAGTCAGACCCCACAAATGCACTTTCAAGACACTGATGCTAAAATCACCCAGCTTTTTGCAAAACACCCTGGTTGAACTGGCTGATGCAGCTCATCCCTGGGTATTAATAAGGGAACCTTAGTCAGATGCTCTAAGGAAATTGGAGTTGCAAGTCCTGGAACCAAGGCTTGTCATCAATGACCGATCAGTAACAATGGTAGTGCTGCAAAAAGTACTTGGTAATAAAAGCTTGGCAGAGTCATCTGGACTCCCCTGGTTGGATGTGCCTGTTCAAGCATAGTGTGCTTGGGAAGAGCTAGATACTAGCCCCCCTTGGGGAATTCCTTTCACATCTAGGATCCTCTGGCACACATGCAAGTGGACTTACATGGCCTAGTTCTCTTTGTATGATTTTTGTTACAGTGTGTAGCTCTGAATTCCCCCCTTTTTACACTTCTGATTGGGAAAAGTcttactgcttctgtttctctgcgTAACTTTTTCCTAGGCTTCTTTGAATATTCATGTTATTTGAGACAGAATTCAAAGAACTAAAAACTATATTCCAGGCACAGGAACACTATCAATCATGGTACAAACCTTTGTACTATTCACTTGTATGTTCCTTGTACATCCTTGTATTTGCCATTCTTCTTTTCTGTCGCTGCATTTGAACACTGAAGTGATCTTTTCAGTGATATGTCCAAGGTGTGGGTCAGGATTTTTCTACAGATTGGCCCAATACTGTACTTTGATATTTGTTTCCAGTGTGTCTTACTCTACAGTTAGCTCCGTGAATATTATGTGTTCCATGCTCACCTCATATATTAGCATCAAAAATCTTGGATCCAGTTAGCAGCACTGAAAATGGTGTTTTATGGCATGCTTGCAAactttctgtgctgtgcaaCCTGTTAATTAGATCACAGAGTGTGTACACTCCAAAAATCTTACTTGTTCTTTGCTGAAGTTACTTGCTGTAGCtaagtgaaaaatattatagAAATAATCCAAGCAACAGACTGTGCAATTATCTCAGTCTTTCCTGCAGAAGATCAAGCTTACAGACTCTGACACTTGGAACAGTTATCTGTGCCATAATTAGTGTTTCAGTAGACTCACTGAAGTGTGAAACATCAGCACATCTGTTTTGCAGGAAATAATATTGAATACCAAGTGTGGATTTGTTGTATAATTTGTGTTCCTTTGAAGTGGAGTAAGCCCAAGTAGGTATTTGTGTTAACGTTTTTTAAGGCAAGACTGACATAGGCCCTCCTTGCTCTAACAGCTTGCTTTTGGAATAAAGAAATGCACTAATGGCTTAGCTTTTGTATGTTGACTTTAttgctttgcctttctgttgaaatagaaaatactaTTTATGGGGTATTTTTTTCAACACACTTCACTGGTGATTTTCCGTGGTTTAAACTTGGGTAAGTATTCATAGGACTTActggaaacaaaaattattaacacAGTTTACATGAGCAGTAAGTGCTAATTGAAAACTATGTGTGTCCTTGATTGTTGGTTCAGTGTTTAATAGTGCTTCATTCAGATAAATAActtaatgcaaacaaaaaatgatGCAGATTTTACAAGTAACctgttttcttgggttttgttttgttttccagtctcACACAATTCTACTTGTCCAGCCTACCAAGAGGCCAGAAGGCAGAACATATGCTGATTATGAATCAGTGAATGAGTGCATGGAAGGTGAGTGCAGATGTGGTAGGCAAAAACTGCTGTTAAAACCCCATTTTTGACATATTCCCAGACTTGCTCAGCTAGAAGGAGTTTCTGTTGATGTTTTTCCTAGGGTAAATCACAGTAAAATCCAAAAATGTCTTATGCTTTTAGTTTAGTGATGTTTTAGCAAACTAAAAATAGCTATTCATTGTTTCTGAAACttactttttatattaaatCTCTCTTTTTGATTTAATTAGATTGAACCACATTCAGCTCCTTAGAGGAGGCAATATTCTTGATGCACCCATGCAGCAGACTTGTCTGAATGCAGGATCATTGCAGGATCAGAGCCAAACTCTCTCACCAGTTTTTGTGCTAGCCATGTTAAGGAAAGGTCACAGCTAGAAATAATACCTAAAATGAAGGTATTTCTGCGTTTGATACATAATCTGCAGCCTTGTGGCTTGTGTGCCAGAGAAATTCTGCATGACTTTTAAGAGACACATAGTGAGCTTGGAAAGAAGGTTGAACTACTACAACTGTATGATTTAAATGTGGAACTTATTATTAAAGGTTCTACTGCCAGGAAGTTTTGCATGGCAAACAAAAGCATAGTAAAGACCACATAAAGCCTTTGTGCTCATTTTAATACTATATTCTTCACAAATGTATCTGAATTATTTATGCACTAGTTTAAACAAAATTGGTTTGAATTAATATACAGTCTTGTGATGTCACTCTTACCTCAGCAGCCCTGTTGGATTCTCATCAAGAATTATTTACCTTCTGAGAACTGAGTAGCTTTGTTTGACATTAGTTCTCCTCTTTCTCAGGTGCTTGTACAGTAGGAATATATGTTGCAATTGCTGCCTTCAAATTATTAGAAGGTTCTGGTTGCAGCTTACTGCTTGGAAAGTTCCATCTTTGACAGaataaaactttttcttcttgatgCTTCTGTCCATGCATTTTTCCTTGTATTATAGTACAATGTTTCAGTGCAAGTACCTGGAGTAGAAGCATTGCAACTCTGCAAAATCTGAGTAAGAAGTTTACATCTGTTTTCATGGTAGTAGTTTCTACATTTTCCTCATATCCCCATAGCTGAAGAAGTTTCAGCAAATGCAGTTGCtacttttttaatattacattggtaatattaaatatttaataattaataataaataataaaaattaataatttaatattacattggtaatctttttttctctgtaggaGTCTGTAAAATGTATGAAGAGCATCTGAAGAGAATGAATCCCAACAGTCCATCCATTACATACGATATCAGCCAGTTGTTTGACTTCATTGATGACTTGGCAGACCTCAGCTGTCTTGTGTAAGTTCAGTTGTACCATTACAGTGACGTAGAGAATTTGCAAGTCTTCCATGTAAACTCTTACATGTTTTATGTGAAATCTGGTAATATTCTGGGGTTTTCTTTCAATAAGCATGTTAGTAAGGCAGCAGGCATGCCATATTCCCCACTTTAGTTAATTGCATAGGAATAAAGTATCTCTAATGAAAGCTTAGAAACTGACAGTTCCGCTTGGATTTTAGTCACAAATACTGCAGCCCCACAATTCAATACAGCTACATGTATTATTAATGCTAGAATATTTACATTGGGGCTGTCTCTACCCTTGTCCAGTTGGTCCAGTTGTTAAAGAGGCAGAATGATTCCAGAGTTTATTCAGCTGAGGCTTTCTAAGATCAAAATGCCAGAAACTTTTAAAGTCAGTATCTGGTGTGGACattcctgcagctgtgctgctctgtctgAAAACCCCGTACAAGTCCTTGTATAGCTGCACAGTGAACAACCTTTGCCAGTTAattccagtttaaaataaaaacctactTTAAAAGCACTG
Encoded here:
- the ERH gene encoding enhancer of rudimentary homolog, whose amino-acid sequence is MSHTILLVQPTKRPEGRTYADYESVNECMEGVCKMYEEHLKRMNPNSPSITYDISQLFDFIDDLADLSCLVYRADTQTYQPYNKDWIKEKIYVLLRRQAQQASK